From uncultured Fibrobacter sp., one genomic window encodes:
- a CDS encoding DUF3990 domain-containing protein yields the protein MNLFHGSNCDIKNIDLAMCKPYKDFGQSFYLTTILTQAREMARKVAERFGGNPVVNEFIFDDNDLSSLKVKVFPEPNQEWAEFVMANRSRTISHPADQYDLIVGPVANDDIATLFRTFDLGVIKIDELVQGLKSRKLNNQYAFRTERAIAFLQKKGNI from the coding sequence ATGAATTTGTTTCATGGTTCCAATTGCGACATTAAAAACATTGACCTTGCCATGTGCAAGCCTTACAAGGATTTCGGCCAATCTTTTTACCTGACAACAATTTTGACGCAAGCTCGCGAAATGGCCCGCAAGGTTGCGGAAAGATTCGGAGGAAATCCAGTTGTAAATGAGTTCATTTTTGATGACAATGATTTATCGTCCTTAAAAGTCAAGGTGTTCCCGGAACCAAACCAGGAATGGGCCGAATTTGTAATGGCAAACCGAAGTCGAACGATTAGTCATCCGGCCGACCAATACGACCTGATTGTCGGTCCTGTAGCAAATGACGACATTGCAACATTGTTCAGAACTTTTGATTTAGGCGTCATAAAAATAGATGAATTGGTTCAAGGCTTAAAATCGAGGAAATTAAATAATCAATATGCCTTCCGCACAGAAAGAGCCATTGCATTCCTGCAGAAAAAGGGGAATATATGA
- a CDS encoding DUF3791 domain-containing protein, which yields MDKQISWTVAAISEFAKAKALSVKQAFNYLSLFKGIDFLQAHYGAEHLLSFDDTVEDLTAICQRNGGQIQ from the coding sequence ATGGACAAGCAAATCTCATGGACTGTTGCAGCAATTAGCGAATTTGCGAAGGCAAAGGCGCTTTCTGTAAAGCAGGCGTTCAACTATCTGAGCCTGTTTAAGGGCATCGACTTTTTGCAGGCTCACTATGGTGCGGAGCATTTGCTTTCTTTCGATGATACAGTCGAAGATTTGACAGCCATATGTCAAAGGAACGGAGGGCAGATCCAATGA
- a CDS encoding FaeA/PapI family transcriptional regulator, translating to MNDVERQIVGFIKSNGTVSTKETAKYIGLSITQTKEYLYRLVKANLVESFGGNRNKTYRLK from the coding sequence ATAAACGATGTTGAACGCCAAATTGTTGGATTCATCAAGAGTAACGGCACTGTTTCGACCAAGGAAACCGCCAAATACATCGGATTAAGCATAACGCAAACAAAGGAATACCTTTACCGCCTTGTGAAAGCGAATCTGGTGGAATCTTTTGGCGGCAATAGAAATAAAACCTACCGTTTGAAGTAA
- a CDS encoding site-specific integrase: protein MLFFDEAQRYLEQDKENLAPLTARTYYWNLKKIQYFRPDLDCSEINAQLIRDFRQHLQELGNKPNTVIKALSVLRNFTQKMLADGLISENPFEKLRVGRAYTQRGFLTTNELKKLYLNFQDRRRFLTETEQDVMRVFLFSCFTGLRYGDLRSLDASEIFDWKIRKQMHKTGDPVYIPIPLQARLLLPEKMEAGRVFRVVENSHFNRTLRSAAKKLGYHKHIHCHLARHTFATTCITLGISLPATSKLLGHRTVETTLIYAKFVDPFLDKEMKKFKRLG, encoded by the coding sequence ATGCTATTTTTTGACGAAGCGCAAAGGTATCTTGAACAGGACAAAGAGAATCTTGCGCCACTGACTGCACGAACTTATTATTGGAATCTCAAAAAAATACAGTATTTTAGGCCCGATCTGGACTGTTCCGAAATTAATGCGCAACTGATTCGTGACTTTAGGCAACATCTGCAGGAGCTCGGGAACAAGCCAAATACTGTAATCAAGGCCCTTTCTGTTCTTAGAAATTTCACACAGAAAATGCTTGCCGACGGATTGATTAGCGAAAATCCATTCGAGAAGCTACGTGTCGGGCGCGCATATACGCAACGGGGTTTTCTTACTACCAATGAGCTAAAGAAACTTTATCTGAATTTTCAGGACAGAAGGCGCTTTCTTACGGAGACGGAACAGGATGTAATGCGTGTATTCTTGTTTAGCTGTTTTACCGGATTGCGTTACGGTGATTTACGTTCGCTCGACGCCTCCGAGATTTTCGATTGGAAAATTCGTAAACAGATGCACAAAACCGGAGATCCTGTCTATATTCCTATTCCGCTCCAGGCGAGGCTCTTGTTGCCCGAAAAAATGGAAGCCGGTCGAGTATTTCGCGTTGTCGAAAATTCGCATTTTAATAGAACTCTACGCAGTGCCGCGAAAAAACTCGGCTACCACAAGCACATTCATTGCCATTTGGCAAGACACACCTTCGCAACGACATGTATCACGCTCGGTATTTCTCTGCCTGCGACAAGTAAGCTGCTCGGCCACCGAACCGTAGAGACGACTCTGATCTACGCAAAATTCGTCGACCCGTTCCTCGACAAGGAAATGAAGAAATTTAAAAGATTAGGGTAA
- a CDS encoding DUF3990 domain-containing protein, translating to MFSLHEPVVLYHGSFCEVTTPDLERCARYKDFGKGFYLTTDFAQAEAFAKITVRKSIANGTIAHTQNYGIVSHFEYTPRELMVHLFPTSDTNWLHCIVAHRMFGAFPDLIETYRQYDIIGGKIANDATNITLTNYMTGAYGVMGTKTADDFCIGLLLPERLKDQYCFRTTKALAQLKFLKSTRVWM from the coding sequence ATGTTCAGTCTGCATGAACCTGTCGTTTTGTATCACGGCAGCTTCTGTGAGGTCACCACCCCTGACCTGGAGCGGTGCGCCCGCTACAAAGATTTCGGTAAAGGTTTTTATTTGACAACGGACTTTGCCCAGGCGGAGGCTTTTGCTAAAATCACGGTACGAAAGTCCATTGCCAACGGGACTATTGCCCACACTCAAAATTACGGCATAGTCTCGCATTTCGAGTACACTCCGCGGGAATTGATGGTACATCTGTTTCCGACATCCGATACAAATTGGTTACACTGCATTGTGGCACACCGGATGTTTGGAGCTTTTCCAGACCTAATCGAGACATACCGTCAATACGATATCATTGGTGGAAAAATTGCAAATGACGCGACCAACATCACTTTGACAAACTACATGACTGGGGCATACGGCGTCATGGGAACAAAAACGGCAGACGACTTTTGCATTGGTCTGCTCCTTCCGGAGCGTTTGAAAGATCAGTATTGTTTCAGGACAACAAAAGCGCTTGCACAATTGAAATTCTTAAAAAGCACTCGCGTATGGATGTAA
- a CDS encoding DUF3791 domain-containing protein has product MNENMQITYMQARLVRLAAEQEHIPIPEMAKVFDRFGVFRYIRDMWELFHIEGDFAVLEDIKQYLAARGVPNVQSA; this is encoded by the coding sequence ATGAACGAAAATATGCAAATAACATACATGCAGGCTCGGCTAGTGCGGCTTGCGGCCGAGCAAGAGCATATTCCCATTCCCGAAATGGCCAAGGTATTTGATCGCTTTGGCGTATTCCGCTACATAAGGGACATGTGGGAGTTATTCCATATTGAAGGTGATTTTGCCGTACTCGAAGACATAAAACAATATCTTGCGGCTAGAGGAGTCCCAAATGTTCAGTCTGCATGA